A segment of the Romboutsia sp. 13368 genome:
AATATCCCATAACTATTGCAAACATCATATGAGCTGGAACAGATATTATAGCCCTTATAATACTAACTTCAAAAACAGATGTTGGATCTTCAAATAATATATATATTATATTCTCAACTGTTGCAAATCCTAATGATAAAAATACAGAGTATATAATTCCATCTAACTTCTCATTAAAATATTTTTCTCTTATTAAATTTGGTATTAAAATGATAGCCTTTATTAACTCCTCTGCTAATCCAGCTACTATAAAAGATGTATATAATATAAATCTAAGTCCTTGTAATTATTAAATTTTATAAAAATATCCTCAATATATATTGCCAATATGCTTACTAATACTCCTAGTATAAAAAATTTACTTAAAGTAATTATTGGCTCTTTATCATATTTATCTTTTAAATATATCCATAATATAATCGTTGCTATAGGTGCTATGGCTAACACCAATAATTCTAATTTCATAAATTTATCCTCTCTTTATATTTTATAGATATATTATTTCCATTTAGCTTAACAAAATAATAGTTATCTTCATAGTATGAATATAGAAAAGTATTATTTATATAAAGAGGTGATTATATGCCAAATGGTTTCTTAACAGTCAGTGTTATAGATAACGCAACTAATAGGCCTATTGAAAATGCTATTGTAAATATTTATACAGCACCTGAGTCTGGTCAAAGTCAAACTCAATTATATCAAAATTTAACTACTAATAATTCAGGTCAGGTTACTGGTATTACATTAGATGCACCTGATATTCAATATTCTCAACAACCTTCAGATGTTAGACCTTATAGTCAATATAGAGTAGAAGTAATTGCAGAAGGATATGAAACAGTTATTATCGATGGAACTCAAGTATTTCCTACTATAGAATCTAGACAAAATGTTCCTTTAAATGCACAAACACAACGTAGACACTTCTACTCTAGACAAAATGAGAATGTATTTAATATACCAGAGAATACCCTTTTTGGAACATTTCCACCTAAAATACCTGAAAGTGATTTAAAACCGCTACCTCCACCAACAGGATTTGTTGTTCTAGATAATCCAGTGGTTCCTGAATTTGTAATTGTTCATGATGGTTTACCTGATGATAACTCCGCACCAAACTACTGGATACCATTTAAAGAATATATTAAAAACGTAGCTTCATCTGAGATATATTCTACTTGGCCAGAACAAACTATTTATGCAAATGTAATAGCAATAATTTCATTCACTTTAAATAGAGTTTTTACAGAATGGTACAGAAGTAAAGGACTTAATTTCACAATAACATCATCTACTGCATATGATCATAAATTTATAAATAATAGAAATATATTTGACACTATAAGTGTCGTTGTTGACAATATTTTTAATACATTTATAAAAAGACCTCCTACTGCTAGACAACCTCTTTTAGCTCAATATTGTGATGGGAAAAATTCTCAATGCCCTAATGAAATGACACAATGGGGAAGTAAAGATTTAGGTGATCAAGGAATGGACTATCAAAGTATTTTAAGATATTTTTATGGAGATGAAATAACTTTTAATACCGCGCCTGTGGTTAGTGGTGTTCCTGTATCATATCCTGGAGATACATTACAAGTTGGATCAAGTGGAAAAGATGTGCGAACTATACAAAATCAATTAAACGCTATATCTAACTCTTATCCTGCTATTCCTAAAGTTAGAGAAGATGGAGTTTACGGAAATAGTACTGCTGAAGCTGTTAGAACCTTCCAAGGAATATTTGGTCTTCCTCAATCTGGAGTTGTAGACTTTAAAACTTGGTATGAAATTTCTAGAATTTATGTTGCAGTTACTAAAATAGCCTCATTAAATCCAAAGATATAATATATAAAAGACCACTTAAAAAGTGGTCTTTTATTATTTAAAAATCTCTTTGTATTCAGGTTTTAATATATGATCTATTTTACTAATATTTATCGTAAATTCAGGTATACCTGCTGCATAAGGAGCTATTTCGTATAAATCAAAATATATAACTAAATTATCATCTTGAATATAGAACTTTTGATTATCTGATATACTTTTAAACTCGTATACACCTTTATTTTCTTCGTTTGATTTAATTAAATCTTCTATTTGTATTCTGATTTCTTCATTTATAATGCTTTTATAATCTATCTCCTCTTTAAATAAATCTTTTAATGAGATAAACTTTCCATTATTTATATCTATATTATATGCTACATTCTCATATTCTCCATGTGCTCCCCCAGCATATTTATAATATATTATCATTATACTTAATATATCATCACTATTCTTCTTTATATCAAAGTCAACATTAGCAATAAATTTATTTTCTACTTCTGGTAAATCTTCATAATAATCTTTTGCTTGTTGCTGTGAATCATTGAAAAATTTCATTATACTAGTCGTTATTTCATCATTTATATGTTTTGATAAATCTTTATTATCAGTTATTATTATAGGTATATTTATAACACTGTTTATATACTTGTTATTTTTTGTTATCGTCTGAGTATCTATGTTTGCAATTATATTGCTAGTTTGTACAATTTTTATTTTATTTTTAAATATATCAAATGGTACCTTAAATTCATATCTTACATTATTTTCACTAGATTTATAGGGATTAAAATAAATATTTAAACCCTCATCTACTATTTCGTAATTTGTATATTTATCTATGTTTATTTTATTGCTATCTATATTTATCTTATTTTGTTTTATATGTTGCTTTATATAGGTTTCTATTACAGTTTTATAATCTTCATTTTCTTTTAATAGATTATTTAAGAATACTCTTTGACCTGTATTTAAATCAAATATATAACTATCTTTTTCTAACTTAAATTTATTATCTTTATACCTTATTTCTCTATAAATCACCATATTTAATAAATTTCTATTTTCAAAAACTATATGATAATCTATATTTATGTCTGTTTTTATATTATTATTATATATTTGTGACAATTGCCTTTGATTATTTATAGAATCATTTATATTCCTTCTTATATATGAATTTATATACCTTTCTACGTCTTCATTATAATAATGAATTTTAGGCATTTTTGCATTTATAAATATATTTTTTTCCTCTATCTTAATTTTTTCTTCGGTTACTTTTATAGACTTTAATCCTTGAGATAAATTTGTTTGTAATACATCTCTCATATTACCTATATTGATATTTGCAAATATGGCAAATATTATTGCAACTAATAATATGTACTTATATTTTAAGAATCTTTTAAGACATTTCATTTTTATGTCCTCCTAAATATAATCCTTTTATTATATTTAGAATTTTTATATTTTTTATTCCTATAAAATTAANNNNNNNNNNNNNNNNNNNNNNNNNTTTAAAAGTTGCTATATAAAAAATAAAAAACTCTTAGACTAAACTTACGTCCTAAGGATTTTTGATTATTTCTTTATAAGTTTTACGATAGTTTCAACATGAGGTGTATTTGGGAACATATCCATACATTTTACTTTTTCTAATTCATATCCGTACTTTTTAAATTCAACTAAGTCAAGAACTAAAGTTTTAGGGTTACAAGATATATAAACTATTTCTTTCGCACCAAAGTTAGATATATCTCTTACTGCATCTTTGTGTACTCCTGGTCTTGGTGGGTCTACTATTATTAAGTCTGGCTTATCTTTTAAATTTTTAACAGTTTTTGCAACATCTCCTGCAACAAACTCACAGTTAGTTAATCCATTTAACTTAGCATTTTCATTTGCAGCAACTACAGCTTCCTCTATTATTTCTATACCATAAACTTTTTTAGCTGCCTTTGCCATAACTTGACCTATTGTTCCTGTTCCACTATATAAGTCAAATACTACTTTATCATTGTGGTCTCCTACAAATTCTCTAGCTATAGTATAAAGCTCCTCTGCTCCTTTAGTATTAGTTTGGAAGAATGAGAATGGAGAAACTTTAAATCTTAGTCCTAAGACTTCTTCATGGATGTAATCTCTTCCATATAATACTCTTAGTTCATCACAATTTACTGCATCTGCTAGTCCATCATTTATAGTGTGTAATACACTTACTAGTTCAGCTTCAGTATTTAAGCTTAATAATAACTCTTTATATTCGTTCATATCAAAGTCAATTTGAGAAGATGTTACTATATTTACCATAAGTTCATTAGTATTTATACCTTTTCTAACTACAAGGTTTCTTAAATATCCTTTATGATTTACAGTTCTATAGTAAGGAAGTTCTTTTTCATTAAAGAATTCTACTGTTGAAGTTAATACTTTTATAAAATCTTGGTCAACTAAAAAACAACCATCAACTGTCATTATATCTATATGTCTTCCTTTTTTATGAAGACCTAATGTTAATGGTCCATCTTTCATTTCATCTCCGAAAGTATACTCCATTTTATTTCTGTATAATTTATTTTGAGGGCTTCCTTGTATTCCTAAGAATTTAAAACCAAATAAGTCTTGTTGTAAGAATAAATCCATAACTTGTCTTTCTTTGATTTCTAATTGCTTTTCATAAGGAACAGATAATATAGTACATCCTCCACATTCATTAAAATGCTTACAAGGAGTTTCTGTTTCTATTGGTGAATTTTCTAATAACTCTAACATCTTAACGTCTGCTTTTCCACTTTTCGTTCTTTTTACAGCAGCCTTAACTTTTTGCCCAGTTATTCCACCCTTCATATATATATCTCTGTTTCCATATTTACTTACAGATGTTCCACCAAACTCCATTTTGTCTACTTCAAATTCTATAACGTCTCTTCTTTTCACTAATGTTACCTCCGCTCGTTTTTATATTATGAAATTATCTTTCTTCTATTAATTTAACTTCTTCTTCAGTTAGTTCTCTATAAGCTCCTAACTCTAAGCTTTGATCTAATTTTAATTTTCCCATAGAAAGTCTTTTTAAGTATACTACTTTTTTACCTACACTCTCAAACATTCTTTTTACTTGGTGGAATTTTCCTTCATGAATTGTAAGTTCTATTTCCGACATATCATCACTTTTTAATATTTTTAATTGTGATGGCATAGTTTCGTATCCATCATCAAGTACTACACCTTTTTCAAATGCAAGTATATCTTCTTCTGTTACTCTACCTTGTATTTTTGCATAGTAAGTTTTTGGTACATGCTTTTTAGGAGATAATACTCTATGGGCAAGTTGTCCATCATTAGTAAGAACTAATAGACCTTCTGTATCTTTATCTAATCTTCCTACTGGAAATGGTTCAAACACTAAATACGATTGGTCTATCAAATCTAATACTATAGGGTCATGTTTATCAAATGTAGCAGATATGTATCCATCTGGCTTATTTAACATTATATAAACAAATTCTCTATATACTATTTTTTCTCCATTAAACATAACTTCATCATTTTCAGAATCAACTTGTACACCTGGATTATTTATAACTTTACCATTTACAGATATTAGCCCTTGTTTACAATATTTTTTTAACTCCGCTCTACTTGCTACACCTACATTAGAAAGTAATTTATCTACACGCATTTTTTTTCCCATTAAAAATGTTCTCCATTCTCATAGTATTTTTCTTTTTCGAAAACTGTAAATGCTAAATCCATACTTTCTATATTTAAACTTTCTCTTATATTATTTGTTATTATTTTTGCAACAGTATCTTGTACTTCTTGGCCTCTATCAAACCAAGCTACTTCTACAAAAGGATATACATCTGCTATTTTTCCATTTCTTATAGCTACAGACTTTATGCATTCTATTTCAAAGTAGTCTCTTGGGCATTTTACTGCGTCTACTAATTCATCTATCATTTTTTCACTTATTTCACATATTTGATTTTCATTTATTCCTCTTATCTTTATTTGTGGCATAACATATTTCCTTTCTATATAAAAAATTATTATTCACTCTTATTTAAGTATTATTATACTTTTTATTTCAAGTTATTACAATTTACTATGTACTTTTTTTCCATAAACGTTATAATAATATTGATGGGTAGATTTTACAATTTAGTATTTTATAAAGTCAAATTTAAATTGTGAAGAATTTAAAATCAATTTAATTATGGAGGTTTTTACTATGCTAGTTTCTGCAAAAGAAATGTTAAATAAGGCTAGAGAAGGTAAATATGCAGTAGGTCAATTTAATATCAATAATTTAGAATGGACTAAGGCTGTTTTATTAACTGCTCAAGAAAACAATTCACCTGTTATATTAGGTGTTTCTGAAGGCGCTGGTAAATATATGGGGGGATATAAAACTATAGTTGGTATGGTTAATGGAATGCTTGAAGAATTAAATATAACTGTTCCAGTTGCATTACATTTAGATCATGGTAGTTATGAAGGCGCTTTAAAAGTAATAGAAGCAGGATTCTCTTCTGTTATGTTTGATGGTTCTCACTACTCAATAGAAGAAAATATAGCAAAAACTAAAGAAGTAGTTGAAATA
Coding sequences within it:
- the sleC gene encoding spore cortex-lytic germination protein SleC is translated as MPNGFLTVSVIDNATNRPIENAIVNIYTAPESGQSQTQLYQNLTTNNSGQVTGITLDAPDIQYSQQPSDVRPYSQYRVEVIAEGYETVIIDGTQVFPTIESRQNVPLNAQTQRRHFYSRQNENVFNIPENTLFGTFPPKIPESDLKPLPPPTGFVVLDNPVVPEFVIVHDGLPDDNSAPNYWIPFKEYIKNVASSEIYSTWPEQTIYANVIAIISFTLNRVFTEWYRSKGLNFTITSSTAYDHKFINNRNIFDTISVVVDNIFNTFIKRPPTARQPLLAQYCDGKNSQCPNEMTQWGSKDLGDQGMDYQSILRYFYGDEITFNTAPVVSGVPVSYPGDTLQVGSSGKDVRTIQNQLNAISNSYPAIPKVREDGVYGNSTAEAVRTFQGIFGLPQSGVVDFKTWYEISRIYVAVTKIASLNPKI
- a CDS encoding DUF3298 domain-containing protein gives rise to the protein MKCLKRFLKYKYILLVAIIFAIFANINIGNMRDVLQTNLSQGLKSIKVTEEKIKIEEKNIFINAKMPKIHYYNEDVERYINSYIRRNINDSINNQRQLSQIYNNNIKTDINIDYHIVFENRNLLNMVIYREIRYKDNKFKLEKDSYIFDLNTGQRVFLNNLLKENEDYKTVIETYIKQHIKQNKINIDSNKINIDKYTNYEIVDEGLNIYFNPYKSSENNVRYEFKVPFDIFKNKIKIVQTSNIIANIDTQTITKNNKYINSVINIPIIITDNKDLSKHINDEITTSIMKFFNDSQQQAKDYYEDLPEVENKFIANVDFDIKKNSDDILSIMIIYYKYAGGAHGEYENVAYNIDINNGKFISLKDLFKEEIDYKSIINEEIRIQIEDLIKSNEENKGVYEFKSISDNQKFYIQDDNLVIYFDLYEIAPYAAGIPEFTINISKIDHILKPEYKEIFK
- the rlmD gene encoding 23S rRNA (uracil(1939)-C(5))-methyltransferase RlmD gives rise to the protein MKRRDVIEFEVDKMEFGGTSVSKYGNRDIYMKGGITGQKVKAAVKRTKSGKADVKMLELLENSPIETETPCKHFNECGGCTILSVPYEKQLEIKERQVMDLFLQQDLFGFKFLGIQGSPQNKLYRNKMEYTFGDEMKDGPLTLGLHKKGRHIDIMTVDGCFLVDQDFIKVLTSTVEFFNEKELPYYRTVNHKGYLRNLVVRKGINTNELMVNIVTSSQIDFDMNEYKELLLSLNTEAELVSVLHTINDGLADAVNCDELRVLYGRDYIHEEVLGLRFKVSPFSFFQTNTKGAEELYTIAREFVGDHNDKVVFDLYSGTGTIGQVMAKAAKKVYGIEIIEEAVVAANENAKLNGLTNCEFVAGDVAKTVKNLKDKPDLIIVDPPRPGVHKDAVRDISNFGAKEIVYISCNPKTLVLDLVEFKKYGYELEKVKCMDMFPNTPHVETIVKLIKK
- a CDS encoding pseudouridine synthase; amino-acid sequence: MGKKMRVDKLLSNVGVASRAELKKYCKQGLISVNGKVINNPGVQVDSENDEVMFNGEKIVYREFVYIMLNKPDGYISATFDKHDPIVLDLIDQSYLVFEPFPVGRLDKDTEGLLVLTNDGQLAHRVLSPKKHVPKTYYAKIQGRVTEEDILAFEKGVVLDDGYETMPSQLKILKSDDMSEIELTIHEGKFHQVKRMFESVGKKVVYLKRLSMGKLKLDQSLELGAYRELTEEEVKLIEER
- a CDS encoding DUF1904 domain-containing protein, translated to MPQIKIRGINENQICEISEKMIDELVDAVKCPRDYFEIECIKSVAIRNGKIADVYPFVEVAWFDRGQEVQDTVAKIITNNIRESLNIESMDLAFTVFEKEKYYENGEHF